From Coffea arabica cultivar ET-39 chromosome 2e, Coffea Arabica ET-39 HiFi, whole genome shotgun sequence, the proteins below share one genomic window:
- the LOC113728705 gene encoding uncharacterized protein isoform X2: MVNVVSRLIQRFSTLGGILEELAHVGCATKPQTLLLLLRIFWYGKMYELVFEAFEEMLRHGYTPNTFARNIVVDVLFKIGKVGAALKVLEETEVPNFLSFSIAVCNLCKLNDLINMRNVLRNMLRNGYSLNPETFLSVLNCYCKLGRLEEALQLLSLMITLGVPTSVSVWTVLIDGFCKPGQLDVASFLLDKMVQSGCSPNIVTCTSLIKGFLEAKMPNKAFKILSTMESRGCYPDLFLCNVLIDRLSKMGRYDEALDFFFNLQKQGLIPDPYTICSILSAICSSQEFLLLPLLISGLVIEPDLVMCNSLLNYFCKAGHPTGAIEFYNDMIHRGFKPDKYSYAGLLSGLCRSGRIHEAVNVYNGIVQEHLGLDAHLHTIIIDGLIKTGNFHSAIKFFRKAGLENFPLDVVSYTVAINGLLKGGRAGEAYNLFFQMKDLGITPNIYTYNLVLSGFCKDRDVKMIKGILQEMSDVGVEIDNGTLNLMKSFLYKWHCYRPVFELFVELWDSGLLPKKMYALLTDELGRGLLADDAPKKFQKLAL; encoded by the coding sequence ATGGTGAATGTAGTTTCTCGGCTTATTCAAAGATTCTCCACGCTTGGAGGAATCCTTGAGGAATTAGCTCATGTTGGTTGTGCGACAAAACCTCAGACTTTGCTGCTTTTGTTGAGAATTTTCTGGTATGGGAAAATGTATGAGCTAGTTTTCGAGGCTTTTGAGGAAATGCTGCGCCATGGTTACACCCCAAATACTTTTGCTCGCAATATCGTTGTGGATGTGCTGTTTAAGATTGGGAAGGTTGGCGCAGCGCTTAAAGTTTTGGAGGAGACTGAGGTACCAAATTTTTTGTCATTTAGTATTGCCGTATGTAATTTGTGCAAGCTCAATGATTTGATTAACATGCGCAATGTGCTTAGGAACATGTTGAGAAATGGTTATTCTCTTAATCCTGAGACTTTTTTGTCTGTGTTGAATTGTTATTGCAAATTGGGTAGACTGGAAGAGGCATTGCAGCTATTAAGTCTTATGATTACTTTGGGTGTTCCTACCTCTGTGAGTGTGTGGACTGTGTTAATTGATGGATTCTGTAAGCCTGGCCAACTTGATGTTGCGAGTTTTTTACTGGACAAAATGGTTCAGAGTGGATGTTCTCCAAACATTGTGACATGCACTTCTTTAATTAAAGGATTTCTAGAAGCTAAGATGCCTAACAAGGCTTTTAAGATCTTAAGTACCATGGAGTCCAGGGGATGTTATCCTGATTTGTTTCTTTGCAATGTATTAATAGATCGTCTATCTAAGATGGGAAGATATGATGAAGCACTTGATTTCTTCTTTAATCTGCAAAAACAAGGATTAATCCCCGATCCTTACACTATATGTTCTATTTTGTCTGCCATCTGTTCTTCTCAGGAGTTTCTTCTTCTACCTTTATTAATCAGTGGACTGGTCATAGAACCTGACTTAGTGATGTGTAACTCCCTTCTAAATTATTTCTGCAAGGCCGGTCACCCAACTGGCGCCATTGAGTTTTACAATGACATGATACACAGGGGTTTTAAGCCAGATAAATATAGTTATGCTGGATTACTGAGTGGACTTTGCAGGTCAGGTAGGATTCACGAGGCAGTTAATGTGTATAATGGTATTGTTCAAGAACATCTTGGCCTTGATGCTCATCTTCATACCATAATCATTGATGGGCTTATAAAAACTGGCAACTTCCACAGTGCAATCAAATTTTTCAGGAAAGCTggtctagaaaatttccctctGGATGTTGTGTCCTATACTGTAGCCATCAATGGACTCCTAAAGGGCGGTCGAGCTGGAGAGGCATATAATTTGTTTTTCCAAATGAAGGACCTTGGTATAACTCctaatatatacacatataatcTGGTACTCTCTGGTTTCTGCAAGGATAGAGATGTCAAAATGATTAAAGGAATTCTTCAAGAAATGTCTGATGTGGGGGTGGAGATAGACAACGGTACATTAAATTTGATGAAAAGTTTCCTCTACAAATGGCACTGCTACCGTCCAGTATTTGAGCTTTTTGTGGAGTTGTGGGATTCTGGATTGCTGCCAAAGAAAATGTATGCTTTATTGACTGATGAACTTGGTCGTGGTCTTTTAGCTGATGATGCACCTAAAAAGTTCCAGAAGCTGGCATTGTAG
- the LOC113731631 gene encoding 14-3-3-like protein B: protein MASAAPSPREENVYMAKLAEQAERYEEMVEFMEKVSASVGEGDELSVEERNLLSVAYKNVIGARRASWRIISSIEQKEESRGNADHVNAIKDYSGKIEKELSSICDGILKLLDAKLIPAAGAGDSKVFYLKMKGDYHRYLAEFKTASERKEAAENTLNAYKAAQDIAIAELAPTHPIRLGLALNFSVFYYEILSSPDRACNLAKQAFDEAIAELDTLGEDSYKDSTLIMQLLRDNLTLWTSDMQDDGAEEIKETSKREDEQQ from the exons ATGGCTTCCGCGGCCCCATCGCCCCGTGAGGAGAATGTGTACATGGCTAAGCTCGCCGAGCAGGCCGAACGCTACGAAGAAATGGTGGAATTCATGGAGAAAGTCTCCGCCTCGGTGGGCGAAGGCGACGAGCTCTCTGTGGAGGAGCGCAACCTCTTGTCGGTGGCCTACAAGAACGTGATCGGAGCCCGCCGAGCGTCCTGGCGGATCATATCGTCCATTGAGCAGAAAGAGGAGTCACGAGGCAATGCCGACCATGTGAATGCTATCAAGGACTATAGCGGGAAGATTGAGAAGGAGCTTTCGTCCATTTGTGATGGGATTTTGAAGCTTCTGGATGCTAAGTTGATTCCGGCAGCTGGCGCTGGTGATTCCAAGGTGTTTTATTTGAAGATGAAGGGGGATTATCATAGGTATTTGGCTGAGTTTAAGACTGCTTCTGAGAGGAAAGAGGCTGCTGAGAATACCCTTAATGCCTACAAGGCTGCCCAG GATATTGCAATTGCTGAGTTGGCTCCTACACATCCAATCCGACTTGGGTTGGCTCTTAACTTCTCCGTGTTCTATTATGAAATTCTGAGTTCGCCTGATCGAGCATGCAATCTTGCAAAACAG GCATTTGATGAAGCCATTGCGGAGTTGGACACCCTGGGAGAGGATTCATACAAGGATAGTACTCTCATCATGCAACTTCTCCGTGACAACCTGACCTTGTGGACATCAGACATGCAG GATGATGGAGCAGAGGAGATCAAAGAGACATCAAAGCGTGAAGATGAGCAGCAGTGA
- the LOC113728705 gene encoding uncharacterized protein isoform X1, which translates to MIWRLRYKFWKALELKPTSYFLVKSQPLVAIHYLASPLQSPTTEKHKKFETFLTREEFYSKSSGNIVLNPHIVQKTLIDCRSDVVALSFFLWCARQPDYFHDRAAFSHMVNVVSRLIQRFSTLGGILEELAHVGCATKPQTLLLLLRIFWYGKMYELVFEAFEEMLRHGYTPNTFARNIVVDVLFKIGKVGAALKVLEETEVPNFLSFSIAVCNLCKLNDLINMRNVLRNMLRNGYSLNPETFLSVLNCYCKLGRLEEALQLLSLMITLGVPTSVSVWTVLIDGFCKPGQLDVASFLLDKMVQSGCSPNIVTCTSLIKGFLEAKMPNKAFKILSTMESRGCYPDLFLCNVLIDRLSKMGRYDEALDFFFNLQKQGLIPDPYTICSILSAICSSQEFLLLPLLISGLVIEPDLVMCNSLLNYFCKAGHPTGAIEFYNDMIHRGFKPDKYSYAGLLSGLCRSGRIHEAVNVYNGIVQEHLGLDAHLHTIIIDGLIKTGNFHSAIKFFRKAGLENFPLDVVSYTVAINGLLKGGRAGEAYNLFFQMKDLGITPNIYTYNLVLSGFCKDRDVKMIKGILQEMSDVGVEIDNGTLNLMKSFLYKWHCYRPVFELFVELWDSGLLPKKMYALLTDELGRGLLADDAPKKFQKLAL; encoded by the coding sequence ATGATATGGCGGTTGAGATATAAATTCTGGAAAGCTTTAGAGCTCAAACCCACTTCATATTTTCTTGTAAAGAGCCAACCTTTGGTTGCGATTCACTATCTTGCTTCACCACTTCAGAGTCCAACAACTGAAAAGCACAAAAAGTTTGAGACTTTTTTGACTAGGGAAGAATTTTATAGCAAGAGTTCTGGAAATATAGTGCTCAATCCTCACATTGTGCAAAAAACTTTGATAGATTGCCGTTCGGATGTAGTTGCTTTAAGCTTTTTCTTGTGGTGTGCTCGCCAGCCAGATTATTTCCATGATAGGGCCGCCTTTTCTCATATGGTGAATGTAGTTTCTCGGCTTATTCAAAGATTCTCCACGCTTGGAGGAATCCTTGAGGAATTAGCTCATGTTGGTTGTGCGACAAAACCTCAGACTTTGCTGCTTTTGTTGAGAATTTTCTGGTATGGGAAAATGTATGAGCTAGTTTTCGAGGCTTTTGAGGAAATGCTGCGCCATGGTTACACCCCAAATACTTTTGCTCGCAATATCGTTGTGGATGTGCTGTTTAAGATTGGGAAGGTTGGCGCAGCGCTTAAAGTTTTGGAGGAGACTGAGGTACCAAATTTTTTGTCATTTAGTATTGCCGTATGTAATTTGTGCAAGCTCAATGATTTGATTAACATGCGCAATGTGCTTAGGAACATGTTGAGAAATGGTTATTCTCTTAATCCTGAGACTTTTTTGTCTGTGTTGAATTGTTATTGCAAATTGGGTAGACTGGAAGAGGCATTGCAGCTATTAAGTCTTATGATTACTTTGGGTGTTCCTACCTCTGTGAGTGTGTGGACTGTGTTAATTGATGGATTCTGTAAGCCTGGCCAACTTGATGTTGCGAGTTTTTTACTGGACAAAATGGTTCAGAGTGGATGTTCTCCAAACATTGTGACATGCACTTCTTTAATTAAAGGATTTCTAGAAGCTAAGATGCCTAACAAGGCTTTTAAGATCTTAAGTACCATGGAGTCCAGGGGATGTTATCCTGATTTGTTTCTTTGCAATGTATTAATAGATCGTCTATCTAAGATGGGAAGATATGATGAAGCACTTGATTTCTTCTTTAATCTGCAAAAACAAGGATTAATCCCCGATCCTTACACTATATGTTCTATTTTGTCTGCCATCTGTTCTTCTCAGGAGTTTCTTCTTCTACCTTTATTAATCAGTGGACTGGTCATAGAACCTGACTTAGTGATGTGTAACTCCCTTCTAAATTATTTCTGCAAGGCCGGTCACCCAACTGGCGCCATTGAGTTTTACAATGACATGATACACAGGGGTTTTAAGCCAGATAAATATAGTTATGCTGGATTACTGAGTGGACTTTGCAGGTCAGGTAGGATTCACGAGGCAGTTAATGTGTATAATGGTATTGTTCAAGAACATCTTGGCCTTGATGCTCATCTTCATACCATAATCATTGATGGGCTTATAAAAACTGGCAACTTCCACAGTGCAATCAAATTTTTCAGGAAAGCTggtctagaaaatttccctctGGATGTTGTGTCCTATACTGTAGCCATCAATGGACTCCTAAAGGGCGGTCGAGCTGGAGAGGCATATAATTTGTTTTTCCAAATGAAGGACCTTGGTATAACTCctaatatatacacatataatcTGGTACTCTCTGGTTTCTGCAAGGATAGAGATGTCAAAATGATTAAAGGAATTCTTCAAGAAATGTCTGATGTGGGGGTGGAGATAGACAACGGTACATTAAATTTGATGAAAAGTTTCCTCTACAAATGGCACTGCTACCGTCCAGTATTTGAGCTTTTTGTGGAGTTGTGGGATTCTGGATTGCTGCCAAAGAAAATGTATGCTTTATTGACTGATGAACTTGGTCGTGGTCTTTTAGCTGATGATGCACCTAAAAAGTTCCAGAAGCTGGCATTGTAG